TCTGCAGGTGGTTCATGTTGATGTAGCGCCGCTCCGCCTGCAGCGACTCCGTGACCTCGATCAGCGCGGGCCGGGCCGTGGGAATCGACATCGGGACGTAGATGTGGCGTACCCATTCACCGCCGGCAGTCTCCCGCAGCGCGACCGCATTGCGCCCGGCAAGCTGCTCGAGATCGTCGGCCGAGAGCCCCGGCGGCGGCTCGGCGCGCACCTCGTCGAGCCACAGCCAGCGGAGACGGATAACGCCCGGACCGTAGCGGTCGATCGTCTCCAGCATCTGCCGGGCCTTCGCTTCTCCCTCGGCCGCCCAGATCTCGGCGAGGGCGGCGGCGGCGCCATGCCCGAACTTCTCGTTCTTCCAGAGCTCGGTGTCGAAGATGACGACCTCCCGCCGGATCTGGAGCCAGGCATAGCCCGCCATGATGACGAGCACCCCCAGCGGTACGCTGACCACGTGTCGTCGCGACACGCGCGGCGCGGTGCGGTGCGTGCGGTCCGGTTGCCGCGCGCGATCGGCCGGCACGCGGCGTGCACCGGAGCCGAACGTGCAGCGAGGAACGGGAGCCGGCGGCCAGCCAACAACGCCAACCCCGAGATGGTCCACCTACCCCGATGACCGCCGGCGGCCCCGGGCCTCGCTGCACTCCCCACCCGCCGTCGGCCGGAGCTACTCGCCGCTACGCGGACCGGCTCGATCCGCCGTGACGCCATCTGCGCTCTCGCCGGGGCAGCACCGGGTCATGACGACCTCTTGCGTCCCATCGCCAGCTCGACGGCGTCGAGCAGGCTCTGATCGTCGAACGGCTTGTCCAGGATGGCGATCGCGCCGCCCTCGAGCGCGCGCTGGCGGACCTCGTCGTCGCCGTGACCCGTGATCACGACCACCGGCAGGTCGGGGTTTATCGCCGCGAGCTGCTTCTGCAGGTCGAGCCCGCTGATGCCGGGCATGCAGATGTCGAGCACCAGGCATCCCGCGTCCGGCGGGAGGTCGTAGGCGAGGAACTCGGCCGCGCTCGCGAACGTCTCTACGTTGCGCCCGGTCGCGTGGAACAAGCGCCGCAATGCCTTCCGCACCGACGCGTCGTCGTCGACGACCAGTACCATGCCACGATTCGTTCTCACGTTCGGGCGGTAGGATCTCGCCCGGGGAGCACAGCACCAGAGCCGGCCCGCCGCGTAAATGGGACTTTGGTCCCAGACCGGGGCAGACGGCCGGCTCAGCCGGCGTCCCCGCGGACCCCGATCTTCTCGCCCATGCGGACCAGGTCGGCGAGGGACGCCGCTCCCATCTTCGCCATCACGCGACCGCGATGGACCTTGATGGTCTTCTCGCTGGTCCCGAGCCGGTCGGCCACGAGCTTGTTCGGAAGGCCCGCGACGACGA
The sequence above is a segment of the Deltaproteobacteria bacterium genome. Coding sequences within it:
- a CDS encoding response regulator, with amino-acid sequence MVLVVDDDASVRKALRRLFHATGRNVETFASAAEFLAYDLPPDAGCLVLDICMPGISGLDLQKQLAAINPDLPVVVITGHGDDEVRQRALEGGAIAILDKPFDDQSLLDAVELAMGRKRSS